The nucleotide sequence TGCTCCGTTTGCAATGATTGTAGCGGTTTCCGCTTCTGCTGCCTTTATGACACCGGTTTCCTCACCGGTAAACACAATGGTGCTTGCCCCGGCTGGTTATAAATTTGTGGATTTCGTCAAAGTCGGTGTACCGTTTACGGTGCTGGTGATGCTGGTTTCGGTATTTGTGATTCCTCTGCTTTTCCCTCTCTAATTTCTTTTAATTACAAGCGGTTATTTTTTAGTAAAAATTTACAAAAAAATGACCGCTTGTTTACCTTCTTAAAAGTGTGATCTACCTCTCAAATTTACAAAAATATTTATAACCAATTGATTTTAAATGATTTTTATATTTTTGCTTTGATTGACTTTAAACTTCCTTAAGAGTACCTTATGAAACGTAATTTTACTATTTGAAATTCTAACTTTTAGAGGTATCCAAAATGACTATTCGAGTGTCTTATGACGATTTAAAAGCTCAATTCAAACGTGTTTTACTTTCTCGCAATGTGCGTGAAGAAATTGCCGAAGAGTGTGCAACTGTTTTCGCAGACACCACCCAAGCCGGTGCGTATTCACATGGTGTAAACCGCTTCCCACGTTTTATTCAACAATTAGAAAACGGAGACATCGTGCCAGAAGCTGTGCCGACCAAAGTATTGTCATTAGGTGCAATCGAGCAGTGGGACGCTCATCAAGCCATCGGTAACTTAACCGCGAAAAAAATGATGGACAGAGCCATGGAGCTTGCCTCTGAAAACGGTATCGGCGTGGTGGCTCTTCGTAACGCAAACCACTGGATGCGTGGCGGTTCTTACGGCTGGCAAGCGGCAGAAAAAGGTTACATCGGTATCTGCTGGACGAACGCCTTAGCGGTAATGCCACCTTGGGGTGCAAAAGAGTGCCGTATCGGAACGAACCCGTTAATCATCGCAGTGCCGACAAATCCAATCACAATGGTGGATATGTCTTGCTCAATGTACTCTTACGGAATGTTAGAAGTTCACCGCTTAGCAGGTCGCCAAACTTTCGTAGATGCAGGTTTTGACGATGAAGGCAACCCAACTCGTGATCCGGCAACCGTTGAGAAAAACCGCCGCTTAATGCCAATGGGCTTCTGGAAAGGTTCAGGCTTATCTATCGTGTTAGATATGATCGCCACATTATTATCGAACGGTGAATCAACCGCTGCAGTAACAGAAGATAAAGATGACGAATACTGCGTTTCACAAGTCTATATCGCTATTGAAGTGGATCGCTTAATTGACGGAAAAACCAAAGACGAAAAACTCAACCGCATTATGGAATATGTGAAAACCGCAGAGCGTGCTGACCCGGATGTAGCTGTTCGCTTACCGGGACACGAATTTACCCAAATTCTGGCAGATAACAAAGCCAATGGTATTCCGGTGGATGACACAGTTTGGGCGAAATTGCAGGCGTTATAATTTCTGTCATTTCGTAGGGGCGAAAAATGTTTCGCCCCTACAAGCGGTGATATTTTCTGGTTTTTTGCAAAACGGAGCAATAAATGTTTTTCGGTCATATTTCAAATTACAACCCGAAGCAGTACCCAAAAGCGATTCAGTTCGCCTTGGATTATTTAAAAAATACCGATTTTGATGCGATGGAAGCCGGCGTTTATGAACTTAAAGGACGTGATATTTATGTTCAGGTGTTGGATTTAGACACTAAAGAGAAATCTGCTTATCAGCCGGAAGTGCACCAAAATTATTTAGACGTGCAGTATTTGCATAAAGGGGTAGAGTTAATGGCGGCAGCTATTGATTCTGGCAACAATCCAGTTGCAGCGGAATATAACCCTGTGCGTGATATTCAATTTTATTCATCGGTGCAAAATGAAAATGAATTCCGCTGTGAGGCAGGTAATTTTGCAGTGTTCTTCCCTGAGGATACACACCGAACAGCTATTTTTGCAGGAGAAGCAAAAATCCGCAAAGTGGTGGTAAAAATTAAAATGAGTGAAATTTGAGGTAGTTTATGAAAGCCTTTGCTCAATTAGTTGGAAAAGCATTAGAGGCATTGGTGGTAATTATTTTATCCGCTATGTCTATCTTGGTTTTCCTCAATGTCGTATTACGTTACGGCTTTAATAGCAGTATTAACGTTACAGAAGAAGTTTCACGTTATATGTTTGTATGGCTTGCTTTCTTAGGTGCAGTATTGGCGTTTAGTGAAAACCAGCACGTTAGAGTAACAATGCTGACAGACAAATTATCGCCGGTTGGTAGAAATATTTTAAGTGTGTTTACTGATTTAGCGATGTTGTTCTGCTGCTACTTAATTGTAGATGGTAGTTGGATTCAATTTAATCTTAACTTGAATAACTTTGCCCCAATTTCGGGCTTACCGCAAGGAATTACTTTCCTTGCAAGCACGGTTGCAGGTGTATTAATCGGTATCTTAATTGTTGTACGCATTGTTGCAACCATTGGCGTAATTGCGAAAGGAGAAAGTAAATGACTGTTGTAATTTTTCTTTCCGTATTACTTGGCTCGATTTTATTAGGCATTCCGGTTGCATTTGCACTTTTAGTCTGCGGCGTGGCTTTAATGCTGCACTTAGATCTGTTTGATGCTCAAATCCTTGCTCAACAAATCGTCAGTGGTGCAGACAGCTTCTCACTAATGGCGATCCCGTTCTTCATCCTTGCCGGTGAAATTATGAACGAAGGTGGTTTGTCTAAACGCATTATCGACTTACCGATGAAGTTAGTCGGCCACAAACGGGGTGGATTGGGCTTCGTGGCAATTTTAGCCGCAATGATTATGGCAAGCCTCTCGGGTTCTGCGGTGGCGGACACGGCAGCGGTGGCGGCAATGTTGTTACCGATGATGAAAACCACCGGTTATCCGATTGATAAATCTGCGGGCTTAATCGGCACGGCAGGGATTATCGCCCCGATTATTCCGCCAAGCATTCCGTTTATCGTGTTTGGTGTAGCGAGTGGTGTGTCGATTACCAAATTGTTCTTAGCCGGTATCTTCCCGGGCATTATGATGGGTATCTGCTTGGCGGCTCTCTGGTGGTGGCAAGCAAAACGTTTGGATTTAATGACCTTCTCAAAAGCAACCAAAGAAGAGTTATGTATCTCGTTTAAAAACAGTATTTGGGCGTTATTGTTACCTGTTATCATCATCGGCGGTTTCCGCTCAGGGATGTTCACCCCAACTGAGGCAGGTGCGGTTGCGACGTTCTATGCGTTGATTGTTTCACTGTTCGTTTACCGTGAAATGAAACTCAAAGACTTATACAAAGTGGTATTAGCGGCAGCAAAAACAACCGCAGTGGTAATGTTCTTGGTAGCAGCGGCAAACGTAACCGGCTGGTTAATCACGGTGGCAGAGTTACCGACAATGCTCACCGAATTACTAGAGCCGTTAATTGAAAACCCAACAACCCTATTATTGGTGATTATGCTTGCGGTATTTATTATCGGTATGGTGATGGATTTAACCCCAACCGTATTAATTCTAACCCCGGTATTGATGCCGTTAGTGGAAGAAGCAGGTATCGACCCGGTGTACTTTGGTGTGTTATTCATCTTAAACACCTCAATCGGCTTAATTACCCCACCGGTGGGCAACGTGTTAAACGTGATTACCGGTGTGTCAAAATTACCATTTGACCAAGCAGCAAAAGGTGTTTTCCCTTACTTAATGATGATGATCGCATTGTTGTTACTCTTTGTTTTCTTCCCATCATTGGTACTTGTGCCCTTGAGCTGGATGCAGTAAAAATTTAACCCACAAGCGGTGGGATTTGGTAAAAAATTTGCAAAATGTCACAGCTTGTAAACCACAATTTTTTTATCACAGGAGAACTCTATGAAACTTTTCAACTTAAAAACTTTGGCAGCGTTAGTAGCAGGTGTTGCGGTAATGAGCTCATCAGCAATGGCGGAAGTCTCATTACGTTTTGGTTACGAAGCACCACGCTCAGACAGCCAACACATCGCGGCGAAAAAATTTGATGATCTCCTTAAAGAAAAAACCAAAGGCGAAATCAAATTAAAACTTTTCCCGGACAGCACCTTAGGTAACGCACAAACGATGATCAGCGGCGTGCGTGGCGGTACGATTGATATCGAAATGTCAGGTTCACCAAACTTCACTGGTTTAGAGCCAAAATTAAACGTGATTGACATTCCGTTCATCTTCAAAGATCGTGAGCACGTTTATAAAGTGTTAGACGGTGAAATCGGTCAAGGCTTATTAAAAGATTTAGAAGCTCAAGGCTTAAAAGGCTTAGCATTCTGGGACGTTGGTTTCCGTGCGTTCTCTAACTCAAAACACGCCGTGAACAAGCCGGAAGACATCAAAGGCTTAAAAGTACGTACCAACCAAAACCCAATGTATATTCAAGCCTTCAACTTATTAGGCGGCAACCCGGTGCCAATGCCATTATCTGAGCTTTACACCGCGTTAGAAACCCGTGCAGTTGATGCCCAAGAACACCCAATCGGCATTTTCTGGTCGGCAAAATTGTTTGAAGTACAAAAACACCTAAGCTTAACCAACCACGGCTACACGCCATTAATCGTGGTAATGAACAAAGCGAAATTCGACAGCCTAAGCCCAGAGCTTCAAACTGCATTATTAGAAGCAGCGAAAGAAGCTGGTCAATTCCAACGTGATCTTAACGTGAAAAACGAAAAAGAGATCATCGAGAAATTACGCAAAGCAGGCGTAGAAGTGATCGAACAAGTGGACAATGCGCCGTTCAAAGCCGCAATCGAAGCTGACGTGCGTAAATCATTCATCGAAAAACACGGCGATGAACTATTAAAACAAGTTGATGCGTTAGCGAAATAAAAGTCAGCCTAGCACGAGTCGTGCTAGGTTTAACTATCCCAGCCCCTTTGGGGCTAGTAGAGCCACAGCGTGGCTCGGATAAAGTAACCTCACACGGCTCGTGTGAGGTACAAGCGGTCAAGTTTTGCAAAAAATTTACAAAATCACACCGCTTGTCTCTTATAGGAGAATGCTATGAAATTGACCCTAAAACCTCTTTTAGCAGTTGTCACTTCGATGACTTTGTTCAGTAGTTATGTTCAAGCTGACCAAAGGTTCCGCTTTGCTTATGAAGCTCCTCGTTCCGACACCCAACATATTGCGGCGAAAAAATTTAATGATTTATTACAAGAAAAATCGAATAAATCCATTAAATTAAGCCTGTTTCCAGACAGCACACTCGGCAACGCCCAAACGGCGATCAGCGGTGTGCGTGGCGGCACCATTGATATTGCAATGTCTAGCTCTTCTAACTTTACCGGTTTAGAACCAAAGCTGAATGTAATCGATATTCCGTTCATTTTTAAAGATCGTGAGCACGCCTACAAAGCCTTAGACGGCGAAATCGGTCAAGGCTTGCTGAAATCCCTTGAAGCCCAAGGTTTAAAAGGCTTAGCGTTCTGGGAAGTGGGTTTCCGAGCATTTTCGAACTCCAAACATCCGATCACCAAACCTGATGATATCAAAGGCTTAAAAATCCGTACTAACCAAAACCCAATGTACATTCAAGCCTTCTCAATCTTAGGGGCAAACCCGGTGCCAATGCCGTTATCTGAGCTTTATACCGCCCTTGAAACCAAAGCGGTTGATGCACAGGAACACCCAATCGGCATTTTTTGGTCGGCAAAACTTTACGAAGTGCAGAAATATTTCAGCTTTACCAACCACGGCTACACCCCGTTAATTGTGGTAATGAACAAAGCGAAATTTGATGCGTTATCGCCTGAACAACAAAAAGTGTTGATCGAAACTGCCCAAGAAGCAGGACAATACCAACGTCAGCTTAACTTAGAGAATGAGCAAAAAATCATTGATTCTCTGAAAAAAGCCGGCATTGAATTTGTTGATAACCTCGACACCACACCGTTCAAAAATGCCGTTTCTGCTGAAACCAGAAAAGCATTTATCGAGAAAAACGGCGACGGCCTTGTTAAAGCGATTGATGAATTAGCGAAGTAATAAAATGTTTTCTTCTATGAATTGAGGACTCGTTCCTACAGTGTAGTTATAGCAGAATTTATCCCTTAAATTGTAGAGTTGGTAATGATGAACAAACACTATTTACTTGCTAGAATAGCGTTTATCGTTTAACTATCAAATAATTAGGGTGTGAGATCCATTTTTATTATAATAACTAGCCTATCGGTTGATACGGCTAGTTATTAAACAACTATATCGTATAATACTGATGAATTAATAATTTTTCTTCGCTTCAGCTTGATCAATGACTACTGGGTCAATGTAATAAACTTCAGGAATATCTTGTTTATTAATTTGTTTAATTGCATGTTCAATTGCAACTGCGACTTGTTTTTTAGGTAATTGATCAATTGTATTCTGCATTTTTCCCTGTTTAACATATTCGATAGCAAGAGGAATACCATCATAACCTGTTATGAGTACTTTACCTGCTAATCCTGCATTTTCAATAGCAGTAACTGCACCAATTGCCATATTATCATTTGCTGCAAAAATACCTTGAATACTAGGGTTGGCAGTTAATATATTAGTTGTTACATTTAAAGCCTGTTCTGTCTCCCAGTTGGCGGATTGTGAAGCAACAATTTTTATATCTGGATATTCAGAGAATGCTTTTAATGCACCGGCTTTACGCTGCTCGCCATTATCTACGCCAGGAATACCTTCAAGTATAGCAACATTTCCTTTTTTTCCCATAGCTTCTGCTAAGTTTTTAGCTTCTAAATAACCGCCGTTAAAATTATCTACACCAACATAGTTAAATTTTAAGCCAGCTTTTTTGGCAGCTTCAGCATCAAGTCTTACATCTAAATCAATAATTGGGATTCCTGCTTTTTCTGCCTTTTGGAAAGCAGGTATAAAGGCAATAGAATCATTTGGTGTGACGATAATTGCATCTACTTTTTTAGCAATCATATTTTCAACTAATCCAACAAGTTGCTCTGTTGAATCTTCTTTTTCTGCTACTTGGATTGTTAAATCTACATTCATTTTTTTAGCTGCTTCTTCAGCACCTTGTTGCATAGAGATGAAGTATTCATTACTCAATGTTTTCATCAATAATGCAATTTGAGGTTTTTCTGCTGCAAAAAGAGAAGTAGAAAGAGCTAATGCACTTGTTAGAAGTGTTGCTTTGAATAGTTTAGATTTCATAATTAATCTCCAGCAAGTTTATAGTTAGAAATCATATGTAATCCTAAAATAAAATTTATTTAAAAACTGTGATTTAGTTCTCAAAATTTGAAAGTCTATAAATGGCTTTTTTATCTCTATTGGAGTTATGTGATATTGATCACAGTTTTGTTATGATTTTTATATTATTCTCAATACGATCTTTGATAAGAGGAGATAATTATTATGTCAGATATTTTACCTGTTCTATCTCTTAGAAACATTAGTAAAAGTTTCTATGGAGTAACAGTTTTAGACAAAATTGATCTTGATATATATCCAGGCGAGGTACATTGTTTAATTGGAGAAAATGGAGCAGGAAAATCTACTTTATGTAAGATTATTGCTGGTATTTATGACCCAGATAATGGTCAAATGTTTTTTCATGGTAAAATTTACTCTCCCCGTAATGTTAAAGATGGTCAGAAATATGGGATTGGTTTTATTCACCAAGAATTAATGTTAGTACCTCAACTGACTGTGTTAGAAAATATTTTCCTAGGAAAAGAACATGCGAGATTAGGTAATCGTATGGATTGGAAAATAATGAGAGAGAAAACACTAAAAATTATTAGTGAATTAGAGTTGGATATAAAGCCTGATGATTTGGTTTCCGATCTTTCTATTGCACAACAACAAATGGTTGAAATTGCAAAAGCTATTTTTAGCGAATATAAAGTATTAATTTTTGATGAGCCTACATCATCTATATCTCGTAAAAATACAGAAACGCTTTTTAAAATTATTCATCAATTGAAAGAGAAAGGCGTAGCAATGATTTATATCTCTCATCGCTTAGAAGAATTCCAATATATTTCGGATAAAGTTACGGTATTAAGAGACGGAAATATTACTGGAACTATGTCGTACAAAGAAACTTCAATAGAAGAAATTGTAAGGTTGATGGTTGGCCGTGAAATTAATTTAGGCCATTATCAGAGAAATATAGAATTTACACAGGAAAAATTACGAGTTGAAAATATTACTAATAAAAAGATTAAGGCTTCTTCATTTAAGGTTTATAAAGGAGAAATATTGGGGTTTGCAGGTTTAGTTGGTGCAGGTAGAACAGAGCTTTTAAGAGCAATCTATGGAGCAGATGATTCTAGCGGAAATATTTTTATAGATGGAGAAGAAGTTAGTATTAGCTCTCCAGAGCAAGCGGTAAAACACAAAATTGGATTTATTACAGAGGATCGTAAATTACAAGGGCTAGTGTTAGATCAAAGTATTCGGAAAAATATTACATTACCAATATTAAATCTTTTTTGGACAGGATTTAGATTAGATCAAGGAAAAGAAAAAAGTGTAGCAGAATATCAACGTGAGCGTTTAAAGATTGTCTCTAGTAATAGTGAACAATATACGCGAACTCTCTCTGGAGGAAATCAACAAAAAGTTGTAATTGCTCGTTGGCTGGAAAGTGGAGTAGATATTTTATTTTTCGATGAGCCTACA is from Mannheimia varigena and encodes:
- the yiaK gene encoding 3-dehydro-L-gulonate 2-dehydrogenase, which produces MRVSYDDLKAQFKRVLLSRNVREEIAEECATVFADTTQAGAYSHGVNRFPRFIQQLENGDIVPEAVPTKVLSLGAIEQWDAHQAIGNLTAKKMMDRAMELASENGIGVVALRNANHWMRGGSYGWQAAEKGYIGICWTNALAVMPPWGAKECRIGTNPLIIAVPTNPITMVDMSCSMYSYGMLEVHRLAGRQTFVDAGFDDEGNPTRDPATVEKNRRLMPMGFWKGSGLSIVLDMIATLLSNGESTAAVTEDKDDEYCVSQVYIAIEVDRLIDGKTKDEKLNRIMEYVKTAERADPDVAVRLPGHEFTQILADNKANGIPVDDTVWAKLQAL
- a CDS encoding YhcH/YjgK/YiaL family protein; its protein translation is MFFGHISNYNPKQYPKAIQFALDYLKNTDFDAMEAGVYELKGRDIYVQVLDLDTKEKSAYQPEVHQNYLDVQYLHKGVELMAAAIDSGNNPVAAEYNPVRDIQFYSSVQNENEFRCEAGNFAVFFPEDTHRTAIFAGEAKIRKVVVKIKMSEI
- a CDS encoding TRAP transporter small permease yields the protein MKAFAQLVGKALEALVVIILSAMSILVFLNVVLRYGFNSSINVTEEVSRYMFVWLAFLGAVLAFSENQHVRVTMLTDKLSPVGRNILSVFTDLAMLFCCYLIVDGSWIQFNLNLNNFAPISGLPQGITFLASTVAGVLIGILIVVRIVATIGVIAKGESK
- a CDS encoding TRAP transporter large permease subunit; translation: MTVVIFLSVLLGSILLGIPVAFALLVCGVALMLHLDLFDAQILAQQIVSGADSFSLMAIPFFILAGEIMNEGGLSKRIIDLPMKLVGHKRGGLGFVAILAAMIMASLSGSAVADTAAVAAMLLPMMKTTGYPIDKSAGLIGTAGIIAPIIPPSIPFIVFGVASGVSITKLFLAGIFPGIMMGICLAALWWWQAKRLDLMTFSKATKEELCISFKNSIWALLLPVIIIGGFRSGMFTPTEAGAVATFYALIVSLFVYREMKLKDLYKVVLAAAKTTAVVMFLVAAANVTGWLITVAELPTMLTELLEPLIENPTTLLLVIMLAVFIIGMVMDLTPTVLILTPVLMPLVEEAGIDPVYFGVLFILNTSIGLITPPVGNVLNVITGVSKLPFDQAAKGVFPYLMMMIALLLLFVFFPSLVLVPLSWMQ
- a CDS encoding TRAP transporter substrate-binding protein, with translation MKLFNLKTLAALVAGVAVMSSSAMAEVSLRFGYEAPRSDSQHIAAKKFDDLLKEKTKGEIKLKLFPDSTLGNAQTMISGVRGGTIDIEMSGSPNFTGLEPKLNVIDIPFIFKDREHVYKVLDGEIGQGLLKDLEAQGLKGLAFWDVGFRAFSNSKHAVNKPEDIKGLKVRTNQNPMYIQAFNLLGGNPVPMPLSELYTALETRAVDAQEHPIGIFWSAKLFEVQKHLSLTNHGYTPLIVVMNKAKFDSLSPELQTALLEAAKEAGQFQRDLNVKNEKEIIEKLRKAGVEVIEQVDNAPFKAAIEADVRKSFIEKHGDELLKQVDALAK
- a CDS encoding TRAP transporter substrate-binding protein → MKLTLKPLLAVVTSMTLFSSYVQADQRFRFAYEAPRSDTQHIAAKKFNDLLQEKSNKSIKLSLFPDSTLGNAQTAISGVRGGTIDIAMSSSSNFTGLEPKLNVIDIPFIFKDREHAYKALDGEIGQGLLKSLEAQGLKGLAFWEVGFRAFSNSKHPITKPDDIKGLKIRTNQNPMYIQAFSILGANPVPMPLSELYTALETKAVDAQEHPIGIFWSAKLYEVQKYFSFTNHGYTPLIVVMNKAKFDALSPEQQKVLIETAQEAGQYQRQLNLENEQKIIDSLKKAGIEFVDNLDTTPFKNAVSAETRKAFIEKNGDGLVKAIDELAK
- a CDS encoding sugar ABC transporter substrate-binding protein, whose product is MKSKLFKATLLTSALALSTSLFAAEKPQIALLMKTLSNEYFISMQQGAEEAAKKMNVDLTIQVAEKEDSTEQLVGLVENMIAKKVDAIIVTPNDSIAFIPAFQKAEKAGIPIIDLDVRLDAEAAKKAGLKFNYVGVDNFNGGYLEAKNLAEAMGKKGNVAILEGIPGVDNGEQRKAGALKAFSEYPDIKIVASQSANWETEQALNVTTNILTANPSIQGIFAANDNMAIGAVTAIENAGLAGKVLITGYDGIPLAIEYVKQGKMQNTIDQLPKKQVAVAIEHAIKQINKQDIPEVYYIDPVVIDQAEAKKNY
- a CDS encoding sugar ABC transporter ATP-binding protein, whose protein sequence is MSDILPVLSLRNISKSFYGVTVLDKIDLDIYPGEVHCLIGENGAGKSTLCKIIAGIYDPDNGQMFFHGKIYSPRNVKDGQKYGIGFIHQELMLVPQLTVLENIFLGKEHARLGNRMDWKIMREKTLKIISELELDIKPDDLVSDLSIAQQQMVEIAKAIFSEYKVLIFDEPTSSISRKNTETLFKIIHQLKEKGVAMIYISHRLEEFQYISDKVTVLRDGNITGTMSYKETSIEEIVRLMVGREINLGHYQRNIEFTQEKLRVENITNKKIKASSFKVYKGEILGFAGLVGAGRTELLRAIYGADDSSGNIFIDGEEVSISSPEQAVKHKIGFITEDRKLQGLVLDQSIRKNITLPILNLFWTGFRLDQGKEKSVAEYQRERLKIVSSNSEQYTRTLSGGNQQKVVIARWLESGVDILFFDEPTRGIDVGAKSEIYDLMREFTDNGGTIVMVSSDLPELITMSDRIIVMRNGEIVEEVKERSKITEENLMKAMIGV